A region of Vitis riparia cultivar Riparia Gloire de Montpellier isolate 1030 chromosome 12, EGFV_Vit.rip_1.0, whole genome shotgun sequence DNA encodes the following proteins:
- the LOC117925944 gene encoding probable LRR receptor-like serine/threonine-protein kinase At1g56140, with product MKVYALDVVGVIPDELRNLTFLTNLNLGQNYLTGPLSASIGNLTRMQYLSMGINALSGELPKELGQLTDLRSFAFGTNNFSGSLPSELGNLVKLEQLDYDFAIKCGGPQITSSDQIVFERDDETLGPATYYVIATNRWAVSNIGLFSGSNNPQYTSTSSSQFTNTLDSELFHTARISAGSLRYYGLGLENGNYNFILQFAETAIVNSNSWKSLGRRVFDVYIQGDLILKDFDIRKEAGGVSFQAVKKEFRAQALENYIEIHLFWAGKGTCC from the exons AT GAAAGTTTATGCATTGGACGTCGTTGGTGTAATCCCAGATGAGCTACGGAATTTGACTTTCCTCACTAATCT GAATTTGGGTCAAAATTATTTGACAGGTCCCCTGTCTGCATCCATTGGCAATCTAACCAGAATGCAGTACTT GAGCATGGGAATTAATGCACTATCAGGGGAGCTTCCTAAGGAACTTGGACAGCTTACTGATTTACGATCATT TGCCTTTGGGACAAACAACTTCTCTGGTTCTCTGCCGTCTGAGCTTGGGAATTTGGTGAAGTTAGAACAACT AGATTACGACTTCGCAATCAAATGTGGTGGTCCTCAGATTACTTCTTCTGATCAGATTGTGTTTGAGAGGGACGATGAAACTCTTGGTCCAGCTACATACTATGTGATTGCCACAAATAGGTGGGCAGTTAGCAATATTGGATTGTTTTCTGGAAGCAACAATCCTCAGTACACGAGCACGTCTTCATCTCAATTCACAAATACTTTAGACTCAGAGCTGTTCCACACAGCAAGGATCTCTGCTGGATCATTAAGATACTATGGCTTAGGCCTTGAGAATGGAAACTATAATTTTATCCTCCAATTTGCAGAGACAGCAATTGTTAATTCAAATTCTTGGAAGAGTCTTGGAAGGCGTGTCTTCGATGTTTATATCCAG GGAGATttgattttaaaagattttgacATAAGAAAGGAGGCAGGAGGGGTCTCTTTCCAAGCTGTTAAGAAAGAATTCAGGGCTCAGGCATTGGAAAATTACATTGAAATCCATCTCTTTTGGGCTGGAAAAGGGACTTGCTGTTAG